The DNA window GAGATTGCGGCGGGTCGTGGCAAAGAGTACGCTTCCGGTGCAGACATCCGGCATGACGTCATGAACGAAAGATAAGAAAGCGTCAGTTTTCCCTTGCAGGAACTGGTGGGATACCCCATAAAAATCGGCAACAGGCTCACAGCGTGCTGTGGGTACAAGGGCCGCCTAAGAGAAGTCTTAGCGGCCTTTGCTTTTTTATGGTATCTGTCGGTTCATGAAGAAGACGATCGTTTATGTAGACGGTTTCAACCTCTATAATATCGTTGTAAGCCCCCGCGCGTCCCTGCTCAGCATACGGCGAGGGCATGTTTTTTTGTTTCTGCGCTCGGCAATAGCGTCACCTTTTGGTAACTGCTCAATGGTGCCCAACAGACGATTGCGCCGAAATAAATTGCCACTCTGCGGAAAATATGCGCTAATTGGGTATAAATAGGATAAATACCCAAAATGCTGCTCGAATTCAGGTTCTGTAATTTTCGCTCCTTCCGGGACGAAGCCGTGTTCAGCATGGCCGCGAGCCCCGATACGACGCTTGAGGCTTCACACACCCGTGCCACTGGCCTCGACAAGGTAAAGCGTATCCTGAATGGCGCGGCCATCTATGGTGCCAATGCCAGCGGGAAGTCGAATGTCATCCGTGCACTGCACTTCATGCAGCTAATGGTGACAACGTCGAACCAGATCCAGCCGGACCAGGAGAGTACCCTGAGTCCGTTCCGGATGCGTCCGGACTTTGCCGATCATCCGACCAAGCTCGAAGCGACCTTTCTGATTAATCGGGTCCGTTATCAGTACGGGTTCGAGATTACCCGTCGCAGGGTTTTGAGCGAATGGCTACTGGTCTATGAAAAGACCAAGCCGCAGGTCTGGTTTTCCCGGACCTACAATCCCAAAAAGGAAAAGTACGACTATACCTATAGCGATTACTTTGTCGGACAAAAGAAAGTCTGGGAAACCGCGACCCGCAAGGAGGTGCTGTTTCTGACCACAGCCGTCCAGCTCAACAATGAGCAACTGCGCCCGCTCTATCAGCGCATCGCTGATGATCTTGTGGTCTTTACCGATGGGCCAAGTATCGGTTTTGGTTTTTCCGCACGCTACATGCAAAGCGCTGCCAACCGTGATCGGGTGCAGTCCCTGATTGCCGCTGCAGATACCGGAATATCAAGCATTTCGCTTGAAACACGCGCCGGCAAGCATTTTCAGGTGAACTTCATGTCCGGCAATCCTGAGGTTCAGGATACGGAGGTTGACGTTCCCCAATTCGGTCACGTCGCCGAAGGGGAAATCTACAAGTTTGATTTTGCAGAGGAGTCGGCTGGGACCCAGATCCTGTTCGAGCTGGCGGGACCCATCCTCGATATTTTGCAGAAAGGCCGCACGCTTGTTGTTGATGAACTGGATCGCAGTCTTCATCCCCTGCTTGTCTTGAAGATCGTCCAGATGTTTAATGACCCTGAGTTGAATCAGAATGGGGCACAGTTGATTTTCTCAACCCATGACGTGTCGTTGCTTGATGGCGGTAAGCTTAGGCGCGACCAAGTCTGGTTTACCGAGAAAGACAATGACCAGGTCTCGCACCTGTTCCCCCTTCTGGACTTCTCCCCACGCAAGGGCGAGGCCCTTGAGAAGGGATACTTGAGCGGGCGCTACGGTGGCATCCCGATACTGGGGTAAGGGAAGAGCAGTACTTGGCCAAACATCACCGCTTCGAGCGATCCGAAAGTCGCCTGACCAGACGTAAGGGGCGGAAGCGTCCCTATGATCGGATGCTGATCGTATGCGAAGGTGCCAAGACCGAGGTCAATTATTTCGAGGCCATACGCCGGGATAGGCGCCTTCCGAACACCGATATCGCGGTCGTTCCGTCAAACTACGGAACGTCTCCACTGCAGATCGTCGAGTATGCGATTGACCGGTTCAATCAAACCAAGGGGTTTGAGCGGATCTATGTGGTGTTCGACCGTGATGACCACCTGACCTATCATAACGCGCTCGCCAAGGCCCAGGCGACCGATAAGGCGTTAAAGAACGATGCCGGCAGCAAGGTTGCGTTCAAAGCTATCCCCTCGGTGCCCAATTTCGAGCTTTGGCTGCTCTTGCACTTTCGGGATGTCATGGCTCCGATCCACCGTAACGAGGTTTATGCCGAGCTTCGAAAGCCAGTGTCCTATCCCGCTTATGTGAAGAACAGCAGGACTGTGTTTCAGGATACAAAGGACCTGATACCGGTGGCAACCGCCCGCGCGGAAGCCATCCGTGCGCTGTTCACGCCGCATAGCGGGACTGATCCCTATACCGATGTGGATCTTTTGACGGGTGAGCTGTTGAAGATTGACAGGTCGTACTAAGAACGAAAGTGAATACATGAATAGCCTTGCTGAAATATTGGAATCCTATCGTTCTGCAGCTCGTAGTGAACGCGAAAAGGGCGACTATTTTGAGCGCCTAATAAGGGTCTTCCTCGAAAACGACGATATCCAAAAGCAATACTATTCCGAGGTGCTGCCTTTCGGAGAATGGGCCAAAGCAAATGGATGGAAGGGCAACGATACCGGTATCGATCTGGTAGCAAGGCTTGCTGACGGATCGGGTTATGCGGCGATTCAGTGCAAGTTCTACGCACCCACCCAGAGCATCCAGAAGCCTGACATAGACAGCTTTATTTCAGCCAGCTCAAACGATGTTTTCACGCGCCTGATCATCGCCGATACGACCCAGAAGGAGTTCGGTCGTAACGCCATCGAAACCCTCGACAAACTTTCCAAAGACTGGAATCGCATTGGCATTGCCGAGCTGGAAGCCAGCCGCATCGACTGGTCACAGTTTATCCGCACCGGTAACGTTAGCCTAGCCCCGAAAAAGCAGCTCCGTGACCATCAAAGCGATGCGCTACGGGCCGTTGTCGAAGGCCTTCAAATTGCTGATCGCGGCAAAATGATTATGGCTTGCGGGACCGGCAAAACGTTCACTGGGTTGCGTATCGCCGAGGCTATTGCCGGTCGAGGGAAGCGTGTGCTCTTTATGGTTCCATCTTTGGCCCTCATGTCGCAGACCGTGCGGGAGTGGAAGAACGATTGCCAGGAAGAGTTTACGGCATTCTCAGCCTGTTCCGATGCTAAGGTTGGCCGTAACGCCGACGCCGACAGCTTGGATCTGAATGTGCACGATCTAGCCTTTCCGGCCACAACAGACTCGGAAAAGATCGCCCGCCAGGTGCTGGATGCGAGTTCGGATAAAATGACGGTTGTCTTTTCAACCTACCATTCCATCGACGTACTCTCCAGGGCACAGAGAAACCATGGTTTACCTGAGTTTGACCTGGTGGTTTGCGACGAGGCACACCGAACCACGGGCGTCACGCTGAAGGACGAGGACGACAGCGCCTTTGTCCGCATCCATAGTAATGCGCACGTGGCCGCTAAAAAGCGCCTCTACATGACCGCTACACCAAGGATTTTTGGGGATGCTGCCAAGCGCAAGGCTGATGACCATGACGCTGAATTGGCGTCTATGGACGACGAGACCAAGTTTGGTAAAGATCTCTTTCATCGTGGCTTTGGCTGGGCCGTCGAGAATGACCTGCTGACCGACTATAAGGTGATTGTTCTAGCTGTCGATGAAGGTCTGATATCTACCACTATCCAGAACCGCCTGAAGAATGGCCCCGAGCTCACTCTGGATGATGCCACGAAGATTATCGGTTGCTACAAGGCACTGACCAAGGCGGACCTCGCCGCTGATGTTGAGTTTGATCCGCGCCCAATGCGCCGCGCACTCGCGTTCTGCCAGAGCATTGCCAAGTCGAAGATCATTGAGGATGAATTTGCAAAGGTTGTTGAGGAATACACGGCTAATGAACAGATCGACGATGCCCGCAATCTCGACGTTGAGGTCGAGCATGTAGATGGTAGTTTCAATGCCAATCAGCGCGAAACATTGCTTAATTGGCTAAAGGCAGATGCCGGTGACAACACATGCCGAATCCTCACCAATGCCAAGGTGTTGTCTGAAGGGGTGGATGTTCCAGCCCTTGATGCCATCATGTTTATGCATCCGCGCAAGAGCCAGATTGACGTTGTGCAGTCGGTTGGCCGCGTTATGCGCCGCGCCGAGGGGAAGAAACTCGGCTACGTCATTTTGCCGGTTGCCATTCCGCCCAACACAAAGCCTGAGGAGGCCCTTAATGACAACGAACGCTACAAGGTCGTCTGGCAAATCCTGAATGCGCTTCGCGCCCACGATGAACGCCTTGATGCCCGTATCAATCAGGCGAAAATAGGTGAAGACATCAGCGACAAGATTGAACTGGTGCGCATTTCCTCAGAGACCGAGCTGAAGGAATTGACTGCTGTTGTCGATGATTTTGCCACCACCAAAACCAAGTCCGCAAAGAATGGTGCGGGTATTGGCCAAGAAGAACCGAGCACACGACCGACTGTTTCCGAGCCCGTACAGGGCGACCTTGTCTTCGACGAGTTTACCCGCGCCATCATGGCCAAGATTGTCGATAAATGCGGTACTCGTGATTACTGGGATACCTGGGCAAAAGACATCGCCAAAATCGCCCAGACCCACATCACCCGCATCACCACCATTGTCGCCAAGGACGGGCCGGAGCGCAAAGCCTTCCTTGCCTTCCTTGACGAATTACAGGACGATTTGAATCCTGAGATTTCGGAAGCCGAAGCCATCGAAATGCTGGCGCAGCATCTCATTACCAAGCCGGTCTTTGATGCGCTTTTCAAGGGTAGCCGCTTCACAAAGGAAAACCCCGTTTCCCAAGCGATGGAGATCGTTCTCGGCCAGCTTCATGAGCATAATTTAGAGAAGGAATCTGAAAGCCTCGCCAAGTTCTATGCTAGCGTCGAACGCCGTGCGGCAGACGTAAAAACCGCCCATGGCCGTCAGTCCCTCATCACTGAACTGTACGATAAGTTTTTCAAAAATGCCTTCCCCGTGCTGACGGAGCGGCTAGGTATTGTCTACACCCCCGTCGAGGTGGTGGATTTCATCATTCATTCGGTCAATGACGTGCTGAAGGCGCAATTCGGTCAAACACTTGGCTCCAAGGGCGTTCATATTCTCGACCCTTTCACGGGCACCGGCACCTTCATCACCCGCCTGCTGCAATCGGGGCTGATCGCGCCTGACGAGTTGGAGCACAAATACAAGCACGAGATTCATGCGAACGAGATCGTGCTGCTGGCATATTACATCGCCGCCATTAACATTGAGACGGTCTATCACGAGCTTGCATATGGCACGTTGAGCGCGAACGCTCCCTATGATCCGTTCGAAGGCATCTTGCTCACCGACACTTTTCAGATGTATGAGCAGGAACGCGACATGCTCGCCAACCTCCTGCCAGACAATTCCGAACGCCGCACTCGGCAAAAGGGGCTGGATATCCGCGTCATCATCGGTAATCCACCCTATTCGGCGGGCCAAGGCAGTGCCAATGACAATGCGGCGAACATTCCATACCCTTCTCTCGATGCCGCCATCCGCGACAGCTATGCCGCGCATTCAACAGCCACCAACAAGAACGCCCTCTATGACAGCTACATTCGCGCCTTCAGATGGGCCAGCGAGCGCATTGGTGATGCGGGTGTTATGGCCTTCGTCTCGGGTAGCGCATGGATTGAACGATCGTTCGCCGATGGGATGCGTAAATGTCTGGCTGAGGAATTCAGTGACCTCTACGTCTTTCATTTGCGTGGTGATATCCGCAAGAACATGCTCTCCAAAGGCGCTGCGCGCGAGGGGCAAAACGTTTTTGCTTCGGGCAGCATGACCGGCATTTCTATCGCCGTTCTGGTTAAGAACCCAAAAGCACAGGAAAAAGGTGTCATCCATTTCCATGATATTGGCTCGGACCTTACGACGACGCAAAAGCTGAACATGATCCGCGACTATGCCTCAATTGATGGGATCACTAGTGCTGGCGATTGGAGCACGATCACGCCGGATGAGAACAATGACTGGCTCGATCAGGTGGATCGTAGCTTCGAAAAGTTTCTCATCATGGGCGCGAAACGCGGTGAGGAAGAGGGGCTGTTCGAGAACTATTCGAGCGGCGTGAAGACACAGCGCGACGCCTGGGCCTATAACTCGTCCCCAGGTAGACTCGTCGAAAACATGCGCCAGATGATCGAGTTCTTCAATCGTGAGGTGGATCGCTACGTCGAAGCAGATCAGCCTGAGAACACAGACAACTTTATTAATTGGGACCCCAAGCGGATAAGTTGGACACGTGCGTTGAAATGGGACTTGGAGAAGCGCAAGAAAATTCACTTTGACAGCGCGCACTTAATTCAAGGGCTTTATCGCCCCTTCCAAATACAGTGGTTGTATTTTGACCGTCGCACCAATGAGATGGTTTATCAAATGCCCCGCCTTTTCCCTAATGCGGACGCTGAAAATCGCGTGATCCAGGTGTCTGGAATAGGCGCCCGAGCAGGATTTTCCGCTCTTTTGAGTGGGAAGATGCCAGGCTTGGATACTGTTGAAAAAGGTCAATGCTTCCCACTCTATCTCTACGAAAAAACGAATTCCAACGGCAGCCTTTTTGCCGCAGCGGGCGATCAATCCAGCGGCCTTATCCGCCGCCATGCGATCACTGACGACGGTCTGGCGCATTTCCAAGCCGTCTATCTGGGCGAGACGATCACAAAGGAAGACCTGTTCTATTACATCTACGGCCTGCTGCACTCAGTTGACTACCGCGAGCGTTTCGCCAACAACCTCGCCAAGCAATTGCCTCGTATTCCGCCAGTGAAAACCTTTGCCGACTTCGCTGCTTTCCGCGACGCAGGTCGTGCTCTTGGTGATCTGCATGTGAATTTCGAAACCGTCGAACCCTACATGGTCACCTTCAAGGAAGGCGATCACCGCCTTATTAACGAGGCAGTGGCAAACCCGGTGAAATTCTACCGCGTCAAGAAGATGAAATTCGGCGCTAAGGGCAAGGAAAAAGACCGGACCACCGTCATCTACAATGACCATATCACCATGCAGAACGTGCCCTTAGCCGCCTATGACTACGTGGTCAACGGCAAGCCTGCACTGGAATGGGTGATGGAACGGCAGGTGGTCAAGACTGATAAGGACAGTGGCATCGTGAACGATGCCAATGACTATGCCAACGAAACCGTTGGCGACCCGAAGTACC is part of the Peteryoungia desertarenae genome and encodes:
- a CDS encoding AAA family ATPase, whose translation is MAASPDTTLEASHTRATGLDKVKRILNGAAIYGANASGKSNVIRALHFMQLMVTTSNQIQPDQESTLSPFRMRPDFADHPTKLEATFLINRVRYQYGFEITRRRVLSEWLLVYEKTKPQVWFSRTYNPKKEKYDYTYSDYFVGQKKVWETATRKEVLFLTTAVQLNNEQLRPLYQRIADDLVVFTDGPSIGFGFSARYMQSAANRDRVQSLIAAADTGISSISLETRAGKHFQVNFMSGNPEVQDTEVDVPQFGHVAEGEIYKFDFAEESAGTQILFELAGPILDILQKGRTLVVDELDRSLHPLLVLKIVQMFNDPELNQNGAQLIFSTHDVSLLDGGKLRRDQVWFTEKDNDQVSHLFPLLDFSPRKGEALEKGYLSGRYGGIPILG
- a CDS encoding RloB family protein is translated as MAKHHRFERSESRLTRRKGRKRPYDRMLIVCEGAKTEVNYFEAIRRDRRLPNTDIAVVPSNYGTSPLQIVEYAIDRFNQTKGFERIYVVFDRDDHLTYHNALAKAQATDKALKNDAGSKVAFKAIPSVPNFELWLLLHFRDVMAPIHRNEVYAELRKPVSYPAYVKNSRTVFQDTKDLIPVATARAEAIRALFTPHSGTDPYTDVDLLTGELLKIDRSY
- a CDS encoding DEAD/DEAH box helicase, which translates into the protein MNSLAEILESYRSAARSEREKGDYFERLIRVFLENDDIQKQYYSEVLPFGEWAKANGWKGNDTGIDLVARLADGSGYAAIQCKFYAPTQSIQKPDIDSFISASSNDVFTRLIIADTTQKEFGRNAIETLDKLSKDWNRIGIAELEASRIDWSQFIRTGNVSLAPKKQLRDHQSDALRAVVEGLQIADRGKMIMACGTGKTFTGLRIAEAIAGRGKRVLFMVPSLALMSQTVREWKNDCQEEFTAFSACSDAKVGRNADADSLDLNVHDLAFPATTDSEKIARQVLDASSDKMTVVFSTYHSIDVLSRAQRNHGLPEFDLVVCDEAHRTTGVTLKDEDDSAFVRIHSNAHVAAKKRLYMTATPRIFGDAAKRKADDHDAELASMDDETKFGKDLFHRGFGWAVENDLLTDYKVIVLAVDEGLISTTIQNRLKNGPELTLDDATKIIGCYKALTKADLAADVEFDPRPMRRALAFCQSIAKSKIIEDEFAKVVEEYTANEQIDDARNLDVEVEHVDGSFNANQRETLLNWLKADAGDNTCRILTNAKVLSEGVDVPALDAIMFMHPRKSQIDVVQSVGRVMRRAEGKKLGYVILPVAIPPNTKPEEALNDNERYKVVWQILNALRAHDERLDARINQAKIGEDISDKIELVRISSETELKELTAVVDDFATTKTKSAKNGAGIGQEEPSTRPTVSEPVQGDLVFDEFTRAIMAKIVDKCGTRDYWDTWAKDIAKIAQTHITRITTIVAKDGPERKAFLAFLDELQDDLNPEISEAEAIEMLAQHLITKPVFDALFKGSRFTKENPVSQAMEIVLGQLHEHNLEKESESLAKFYASVERRAADVKTAHGRQSLITELYDKFFKNAFPVLTERLGIVYTPVEVVDFIIHSVNDVLKAQFGQTLGSKGVHILDPFTGTGTFITRLLQSGLIAPDELEHKYKHEIHANEIVLLAYYIAAINIETVYHELAYGTLSANAPYDPFEGILLTDTFQMYEQERDMLANLLPDNSERRTRQKGLDIRVIIGNPPYSAGQGSANDNAANIPYPSLDAAIRDSYAAHSTATNKNALYDSYIRAFRWASERIGDAGVMAFVSGSAWIERSFADGMRKCLAEEFSDLYVFHLRGDIRKNMLSKGAAREGQNVFASGSMTGISIAVLVKNPKAQEKGVIHFHDIGSDLTTTQKLNMIRDYASIDGITSAGDWSTITPDENNDWLDQVDRSFEKFLIMGAKRGEEEGLFENYSSGVKTQRDAWAYNSSPGRLVENMRQMIEFFNREVDRYVEADQPENTDNFINWDPKRISWTRALKWDLEKRKKIHFDSAHLIQGLYRPFQIQWLYFDRRTNEMVYQMPRLFPNADAENRVIQVSGIGARAGFSALLSGKMPGLDTVEKGQCFPLYLYEKTNSNGSLFAAAGDQSSGLIRRHAITDDGLAHFQAVYLGETITKEDLFYYIYGLLHSVDYRERFANNLAKQLPRIPPVKTFADFAAFRDAGRALGDLHVNFETVEPYMVTFKEGDHRLINEAVANPVKFYRVKKMKFGAKGKEKDRTTVIYNDHITMQNVPLAAYDYVVNGKPALEWVMERQVVKTDKDSGIVNDANDYANETVGDPKYPLELFQRVITVSLETMKIVNGLPRLEID